ATGACAGACACAATCCAGCCTCGGAAGATTCGGACTGGATGGGAAAGCCCCTTGGGTTTGGGGCCCATTACAGTGGAATCTCGCCGGGGAAACCTTTGCGATTTTTCCTATTTAGTTTTGCCTTCGGCActaattcatattttttgtgtataatttttttttttttttaaataaaatttaagagTTCTCATAGGCATTCAAAAAatgtaaagctcatggagttCTTTTTGTCGTGGATCGATTGAAGTCACAATTGGGCATTAGTGCAACCATAGTGACTATAGATTTTCAGctttaaatggaaattccTGGAGTGAATTGATCTGGTTGAACCGCCTGCATCTTGCATAATCGGAAAGCCCGCGATGCCGCCCAAGAAATACCAAATACTAATCCATGGGACACAGCCTCAACTATTTGGCAAGCTGCTCATAATTGTTCAATCCAATCGACTGGGCCCGTTCAACCCGTTCAAAACTCAACTCAAAAAGCCACTTGGGTAAATAAATTAGCGACTTAGGGGGGAAACTCAACTCGGagttggaattggaattgaaatcggaatcggaatagCTAACGCTATCGGTGGTCGCCAAGGTCGCCATTTGGGCCAATGCAAGTCGCATTAAAATACCTGAGggtattaaataaaaattagcCATACTAAATATATTATGCGGCAAATGCGGTCACGCCcgcaaaacaaatatattatcAATTACAAATGGGAGGAGGGCAGAAATCAGTTACCAACTCCCAtatctcttgctctctctcggAAATCTGGCGATCTGCATATCAATGGGCGGCGGCGGCCAGATCTTTTGCATAAAGATAATCACACCTACTAAATAAAACCTACCGCGACGGACGGTAGCCGCCAAGAGCCGAGGTCCGAAGAAGATTGAGATCGAAAGATCGAAGATTTGTCCCTCGATTCGATTTCTATTACTGTCATCATCAATAAAATGTTACATAAATTTTCAGCACAGCAAGCGATCGCGATCGCGATCGCAGGTGGTTATAAATATGGAATGCCTAATTGATAATTATCATTTTGTTCGATTTTCCATAATCCACGGGCGATATGCGATCTATGCGATCTATCTGTGATCGCTGATCGGCTAATGGCTAAATTAGTCTAGTCGGATTGAAAATCGATTGGAAACTGTTAGAATACGGATTACTATCCATTCCATTGTTTGTCACCGCAAAGTGTCAATCGGTTTTATGCATTTATGCTCTGTCATCAATCTTGGCGGCCATAAATCCATTCAAAGGCATTATTCAAATATGCTCGATGAGTGcaaattatgttttatgtgTTTATTTTGGCAATATTTATGCGACCTCCAAAGCGACGAGTGAATGTTGGTTCGCGTCTTGGCTTCTCAGCTGACTCACCCAATGGACTTTGCGTTGGGGTCACCATTTATGGTGACAAAAATATCGAAGCACCAGTCGAAATCGATGGGAAATTCCGGAAAGCGAATGAGATGGCTAATCGGAGCGGTAATGATTTGATCTTTTAAGGCAACGGAAATTAAATGGGACTCAATTCTAAATCAataccattttcatttttcataatatataatataatataatatatgtaaaaCTAAAGAGTTGCAAAAGAagtaaatttgaatttatatatttgtatatttctgttacaagcaaatattttttcatgcaactgttttgttttcacttAATTATCAAGCGTTATAGGATTATTAAAGCAATAGTTTACATTCGTATAATGTGCTAAACATGATTTTAAAAGGAACTTCTGGATAATAAGGTCCTTATtagcatatatataatatataatatcacatataatatagaaataaatgTTAGCCTGACTGGCTTGCAGCCGTCTCCAAATATTCATTGATCAATCCAACTGTTATAGATATTCGCAAATTAATTGATAGGCCCGAAACTAATGATAGACGTGGGcaaacaaactaaaaaaaaaaaaaaaacccagcaAACGTGTTTCTGGACAAGATTAATGCCGCCAGCGGTGATGAGGTGCCGTTTAATGAGATTCGCTAGGCCCCCATTCAATAGTTTCTTTTTTGCATGTAAGATAGGTATATATCAGCTAGTTATGAAGCCGTATATTTAGATATTTGCTAATCCATCGTGAATGCCCAGCCGACCGCCAGGGTCACCGCACCGCTGCGGCCCAGTCAAGTTCAATGTCAGAGAAGACTCTTTGTCCAATGGTTAGTCCAAGCTATGGTGGTTTctattgctgttgctatttCGGCTGCGTTCGTtctaatttgaataaattttagGTCAGATCACAAGGCGTATGCCATGCCAATGGATCCATAGGCCCAGAGAAGACGCTGATGACGATGCTTTGGATATCGAGAGCAGCGGCGACGATGATGTTATATgcggcatttgcatttgcataagcgGCCAAACAGCGACGCCGACAGAGGAGGCAGCCATTTGACAATCGGAGCATATTTAAGACAAGTGGAGCGGCCCAAAATGCAATCATTGCCTCGCAGCAATTCGTCAACGAAGCATCCCAAACAGGAGAACTACCATTAAGGATTACAAACACTCGAGAAGGGAttacacatataaaaaaaaaaaaaaaaaaaaaaacaccatgTTTGTCCACCAAGTGCTCGTGAGCTGCCTGATCCTGGTGGCTTTGACCCAAGCCCGTCCTCAGTACGGCTACGAACAGCCCAGTTCGGACATCTTCATCGGCGGTGGATCGGCGCCCGTTGGTGGTGTGGGCATCGGTGGCTCCTCCGGTGGCGGTCTGGTTAGCATCCAGCCACACCGTGGTGGCGACAAGTACCTGCCGCCGGCCAGCACCACCCTGGCGCCCATCATCAACAAGAAATTCTATCTGGTTTCCGCACCCGAGGATCACAGCAACGATGGCAAGGTGAAGCATCTGGTCTTGGGACGTCCGCAGAAGAACTACCGCGTGGTGTTCATCAAGGCTCCAGCCGGCGATAATGCCAACGTGAAGTATTCCGCCGAGTTTGCGCCACAGGAGGAGAAGACCGTCATCTATGTGCTCAGCAAGAAGGATAACGATGTGGACGCCAGCGATATTGCCACGCCCGCACCCACGCAGCCCAGCAAGCCGGAGGTGTTCTTCATCAAGTACAAGACCGACGACGAGGCCAAGCAGGCGCAGCAGGAGATCCAGGGCCAGTACGACAAGCTGGGAGGCACCAACGAGTATCAGGAGGACAACAATGCCCCCATCACCTCGGTGATCGGCAGCCTCGATGGCCTGAATCCCGATGGTAGCTACAACTACCGCCAGATCGCCAACCGTCCACCAGCAGTGGTGCCCAACTCGCAGTATCTGCCCAGTTTGCTGAAGCACTAGAGGATGTCGGTGCATCAGTAGATCATCTCTCCATCATCTAAatcagaaaacaaaacaccCATTCTCGAACCCTGTTGTGTTGTATATTCTTAAGAACGCCctcaatatttttttgtatttttttttttgttatatcgAACCGTTGTTAATAAAAAgcttatattaaaaaaaaaaaatcataagcAATGTGTTTAAGTTTCTCAAAGAAATCTCGATTGCCATTTCTTTTATCAAgtgaaaattaatgaaaagatGCTTTGGAAAAATCTTCCAGTAATTTCCAATGTTtctattttttcaaaaatctcACATTTCTTGTTTCACCAGTCCAATAAAACCATATGTAAAAATAGGTATGAAAAAAGTCAGAAGGTCagtcatttaaaaaattaataaaaatcgtataaataaaattgaaatgtctCATCGgcgcaattaaattaaaaacgaaatcaaaatccaaatcaaagtcaaagtcaaaaATAAATCGAGgcagaaacaaaaattttagCTTTGTTTTCCCCAGATATTCAAATCAGCAGACACATTTCAATATATGTCCAAATCCAAAACcaaatcggaatcggaattggaattggaatcggTCGGTATTCACAAATCGAAGCCAAAGCTGCCGTTAAAATTTCCAACAGAAATTAGCTTAAATGAAGTGAGAAATCAAAATAAGCtcatcaaatttaattaaatagcagagttttatattttgattttggctTATTTCTCTTTATTTTGTTGCTTTGATTGGGCCATTAAACTGACGCTGCATAAACTCGGGCCAAAGATCGATTGATTAATGTTGAATCCGGAGCTAATGGCACCCCAAAGATACTCCAcaaaaattgtggaaattgaACCGAGGAAATAAAAACAGCCAAGTGCAAACCAATTTTGGACATCAGGGAAGTATATCTCTTCTCTTTATCGGCATTAGAGCATTAGTATTAATTGACATTTAATTGCGGCAATAAAacaatgtgtgtgtgggaaaaataaaagatactactactacttttGGCTCACGCAAAAAACTTTATGCAATTCCCAGCTAGTCagttgataaataaataatctttTTAAATACTGATTGCTATTTTTGACCCCCCCAATCTCTTTATCAATTATCATTATCCGTTGACCTCCCCCAAATGTCATCTAAGAATgacccaaaaaacaaaaaacaattcaTGCCAACTTTAACATCTTCATAGGCCACTCATCTAACCCACTTATCTATGCGTATGCCGCATATGGCTAGACAATTTTTCTTAATAAAAATCgagcataaatcaaattagCCGTACCACTTTGCTTAAATGCGACATGAAAGTGTGGGAATTACGCGccaatttatgcaaatccaatgcacatacacatatacatacaatataaattcgtATATAGCCTATATATAGCCATTGGTGATATTTTAATTGTCTCTTGTTGACAACAACGAGCAGAAAACGAGAAAAAGAGCCCAAATTAATCTACTAATCAGCGACGAGGCTGCGAACCAAATACAACTAAGTGAATTCGAAATTGACCGAGAGATGCAGATGGTAAGCGATATCAACTAGAGTTGGCCAAGATCATTAGTCAATGATGGGGGCGTCGGATGCTGGGATCAATCGCGCCCAAAATGCCTACGATCCATAGAGCACATCAATATCCGAATCCCACCTGATGATAAATGATCTGCAGATCGGTGATCTGAAGAGCATAACGAAAAGGTATGTCAAAACCGAagcaaatcaaaatttaattaattacttttaaattaagttaGGGGATTTTTTGGGGTAATCGGGTTTTCAAGTGAATTTTCAAGGCCATTCGGCCATGAACTTCTTGGATTAAAGAACAAAAGAGCAAAACGGCGTtgtaaacaattaaatatagataaaactagtatttaattaaaatatttcattccGAATGGCAATTGttttactattatttattaattaaattatatacttTAACAAGGATATGGTGaaacttttattttactaCAACATTAACAAAGCCAActaatgtaatttaataactttttcTGTAGCAAAGACCTAGAGATAACATGTTTATTATGTAATCGAGTAATATAAAAACCCTGAGGCAGCTTCTTTCTGTTCCCACATTTTCACGCACAATTAAGTTTTGAGCCAAAAGCAAGTTCGTtgcttaagtcttttgtttggcAGCGATTTGAGGTCGACAAAATATGTGATAGAGCTaattttcacaaattttcATTCCTATCGGTCTGTGCAATCTAAGTAGATCTCGTTTAAAAGTGAACCAGAGATGAAAAACCCAAGTCAGTTGTCTTCTGCAATTCGTGAAATGTTGAACATATTTGTGTGGTTATCACTTTCGTTGATTAGTCTGTCCTGGGCACAAGGATCGCGTTATTTACCACCACCGAATCCGGCCATGGAACCCATCATAACCAAGCAGTTTTACAGCATATCACCCGCCGAAGATCCTGAGGATCTGGAGCCAAGAACGAAACACTTGGTGATCGGACAGCCACGCAGGAATTACCGAGTGATTTTCATCCGCGCTCCAACGGGAAACAGCGAGCATGTGAAATATACGGCGGAGTTGGCACCTCAGGAGGAGCGAACTGTGATCTATGTGCTGACCCGGAAGCAACAGGAATTGGAGGCCGCCGATATTATGGCACCGCAGCAGAAGTCTCAAGTCGAACAGAAGCCGGATGTATTCTTCATCAAGTACAAAACCAACGATGAGGCAGCGGCTGCCCAAAGGGAAATCCAAACGCAATACGATCAACTTGGTGGAAATACGGAAATCGCAGCGCCCTATGTGGCGCCCATTAAATCGGTGATTGGAGCACTTAGTAGCCCCCAATATCCAGCAGCTCCATATCCAGTTCAAAGACAATCTCCTGGCTATCACTATGATAGGCCCGATAGGTCCACAATCTTGGCGCCAGTGGAACGAACTAACTGAAGCGCCGATTATATCCGCATACTATTTGCATATAATTGATAAGACATTTCCACCAACGAATTTATCACACAACTCGGCAATCGcgtaaaaagtttttgttttttttttttgtttttttgtttagc
The DNA window shown above is from Drosophila melanogaster chromosome X and carries:
- the TwdlY gene encoding TweedleY — translated: MFVHQVLVSCLILVALTQARPQYGYEQPSSDIFIGGGSAPVGGVGIGGSSGGGLVSIQPHRGGDKYLPPASTTLAPIINKKFYLVSAPEDHSNDGKVKHLVLGRPQKNYRVVFIKAPAGDNANVKYSAEFAPQEEKTVIYVLSKKDNDVDASDIATPAPTQPSKPEVFFIKYKTDDEAKQAQQEIQGQYDKLGGTNEYQEDNNAPITSVIGSLDGLNPDGSYNYRQIANRPPAVVPNSQYLPSLLKH
- the TwdlZ gene encoding TweedleZ, with product MLNIFVWLSLSLISLSWAQGSRYLPPPNPAMEPIITKQFYSISPAEDPEDLEPRTKHLVIGQPRRNYRVIFIRAPTGNSEHVKYTAELAPQEERTVIYVLTRKQQELEAADIMAPQQKSQVEQKPDVFFIKYKTNDEAAAAQREIQTQYDQLGGNTEIAAPYVAPIKSVIGALSSPQYPAAPYPVQRQSPGYHYDRPDRSTILAPVERTN